From the genome of Plasmodium malariae genome assembly, chromosome: 9, one region includes:
- the PmUG01_09014900 gene encoding conserved Plasmodium protein, unknown function, with amino-acid sequence MKRILNYYVLIILYYFENVVSGSSAVGKLTNVIYTNANTNNTTSELSKFQYIFLNENEDSNYINSLHIGEIKLKEEIYFYKSFTKIINYFKYRVPANVHFVFEYDGGDIILLKNYKNGVICEINNLFYSESGLKYFDMKKELYVKSENFYIKRFDASEYDEDSKGSKDNDKNDDNSGYNNGDDNRDDNRDDNRDNSSHNIRYNSSDNNSDNNSDLVPMAAICKIKNTKFLPEKLLCYPSAHDHNEINAIFIKNEEYKNLLELAFPYMNKENTSLLKKISNYFKSFVRNDFENINIAYYVFNKTIACNLKVLLEKNANNYIEGNQKETKLSRYNDEKIANSKSFLFNSPLYRNQFGDNYILWKHINKNMTKMNFDVCNKIYLNENDYNNCYKNLRNMYEMLLYKNPIMDIFNKSKIKNISSVNRYTAFYYNNNDYVIILKDYKFHVYFKVKNIIDFVLFVDSNNEIGFYYITLSKNKQLVHLYRCSLNSNEVKCKQVSFIPYETISHEQPKIYLSTTQMRDISTVFISTRTKIWKVYKEKDGMYNRKIIDSIKNIYEEYFGHINCYIIQTTYERELLYKYFKNVSNTVENIAGCSYIKHFNNFENKLLISFIENNQFIQRTYHIIKNVNFIISSGKTKLTIKVNELFDILMMVIIIFCVLLSVYTIFKILFVNKSKVGRMKHYFFDDTKHSFTSTIDR; translated from the exons atgaaaagaatacttaattattatgtgttaataattttgtattatttcgAAAATGTGGTATCTGGTTCTAGTGCAGTTGGAAAATTGACTAATGTTATTTATACAAATGCgaatacaaataatacaaCGAGTGAACTGAGTAAATTTcagtacatatttttaaatgaaaatgaagacagtaattatataaatagtttACATATAGGAGAGATAAAACTAAAAGAGGAAATATACTTTTACAAaagttttacaaaaattataaattattttaaatatagagTGCCAGCTAATGtacattttgtttttgaaTATGATGGGGgtgatataatattattaaaaaattataagaatgGTGTTATATgtgaaattaataatttattttatagtgAATCAggtttaaaatattttgatatgaAGAAAGAATTGTACGTTAAGAGTgagaatttttatataaagagGTTTGATGCTTCGGAGTACGATGAGGATTCTAAGGGTAGTAAAGacaatgataaaaatgatgataatagTGGTTATAATAATGGGGATGATAATAGGGATGATAATAGGGATGATAATAGGGATAATAGTAGTCATAATATTAGGTATAATAGTAGTGATAATAATAGTGATAATAATAGCGATTTAGTACCTATGGCAgctatatgtaaaataaagaataccAAATTTTTAcctgaaaaattattatgttatcCGTCTGCACATGATCATAACGAAATAAAtgcaatttttataaaaaatgaagaatataaaaatttattagaaTTAGCATTtccatatatgaataaagaaaatacatctttacttaaaaaaatatctaattattttaaaagctTTGTAAGGAACGATTTCGAGAATATAAACATTgcttattatgtttttaataaaaccATTGCTTGTAATTTAAAAGTTTTGTtggaaaaaaatgcaaataattatatagaagGAAATCAAAAAGAGACAAAACTATCAAGATATAACGATGAAAAAATAGCTAATAGTAAAAGCTTTTTGTTTAATTCTCCTTTATATAGAAACCAATTTGgtgataattatattttatggaaacacataaataagaatatgactaaaatgaattttgatgtatgtaataaaatctatcttaatgaaaatgattataataattgcTATAAAAATCTTCGAAATATGTATGAAatgcttttatataaaaatccCATCATGGACATATTTAACAAGTCGAAGATAAAAAACATTTCTTCTGTTAATAGATATACTGCTTTTTATTACAATAACAATGACtatgttataatattaaaagattaCAAATTCCATGTATATTTcaaggtaaaaaatataatagattTTGTTCTGTTTGTAGACTCAAACAACGAAATAggtttttattacattactTTGAGTAAGAACAAACAGTTAGTACATTTGTATAGGTGTAGTTTAAACTcaaatgaagtaaaatgtAAACAGGTATCTTTTATTCCTTATGAAACTATATCACATGAACAAccaaaaatatacttatcaACTACACAAATGAGAGATATTTCAACTGTTTTTATTAGCACACGAACAAAAATATGGAAAGTATATAAAGAGAAGGATGGAATGTACAACAGAAAGATTATTGATTctataaaaaacatttatgaAGAATATTTTGGCCATATtaattgttatattatacaaaCTACATATGAAAGAGAacttttatacaaatattttaaaaatgtttcaaATACAGTAGAGAATATAGCTGGATGttcttatataaaacatttcaATAATTTTGAGAATAAACTACTTATATcatttattgaaaataatcAATTCATTCAAAGAACATAtcacataattaaaaatgtcaattttataatttctagTGGAAAAACTAAATTAACCATAAAAGTAAATGAACTGTTTGACATACTTATGATGGTCATTATTATCTTTTGTGTACTCTTAAGCGTTTACAccatatttaaaattctatttgttaa taaatcAAAGGTGGGACGAATGAAACATTACTTTTTTGATGATACTAAACATAGCTTTACATCGACTATAGATCGTTAA
- the H2B gene encoding histone H2B, putative, translated as MVSKKPAKAKKTTTGTADGKKKRKKSRYDSYGLYIFKVLKQVHPDTGISRKSMNIMNSFLVDTFEKIATEASRLCKYTRRDTLSSREIQTAIRLVLPGELAKHAVSEGTKAVTKFTSK; from the coding sequence ATGGTATCCAAAAAACCAGCAAAAGCTAAAAAAACCACAACAGGAACTGCAgatggaaaaaagaagagaaaaaagtcAAGATATGACAGCTATGGACTTTACATCTTTAAAGTATTAAAACAAGTTCACCCGGATACTGGTATATCAAGAAAATCCATGAACATAATGAACTCCTTCCTTGTTGACACTTTTGAGAAAATTGCTACTGAAGCTTCAAGGCTATGCAAATATACTAGAAGAGATACATTATCCTCTCGTGAAATTCAAACTGCCATAAGGTTAGTGTTGCCAGGAGAATTAGCTAAACATGCAGTATCAGAAGGAACAAAGGCTGTTACAAAATTTACCTCCAAGTAA